The Planctomycetia bacterium genome contains the following window.
GGCCAGCGCCCTGCGGGCGGCCCGCGAGCACGTCGCGGCGCAGACCGGCGACGCCGGCGATCCCGCCGCCCAGCCCTACCCGCTGCTGCTCGTGCGGCCGTCGGGCGTGATGGCCTACTACGCGGCCCGGGAGTCGATCCAGTCGTGGGGCAGCGAGTTCGGCTACCAGTTCATCGACGAGGAGTGGACGCTGCAGTTTCCCCCGGCCGACCCCCGGCTGGCGCAGGCGGAGCAGCGGGCGATCGACGAGTCGCGTCGGCGGATCGCCTGGCTGGGCGAGTCGCGGCGCCAGCGGGCCGTGCGGCCGACGCAGCAGTTCCGCGCGGCGACCACCCGGGGCGGAGTCGTCGCCACTGGCGGACCGACCGTGCTTGGCGATCAGTCTCGATTCGACTGGACAGAGGAGCAGGCGGCTCAGGCCGGCGGCGCCGAGCCCGGCCGCGGGTTTTCGCCGCGCGACCGGGCGGGGCCGCAGCGGGCCGAGAGCCTGGCGACCTCCGGCGCCGACGTGCTCAACGGCAGGCTTGGAGCCGCTGGGCAGGGAGATCAGGCCGCGGGAGGAGGCAACGCTGGCGGCTCGGGCGCCGGCGGCTCGGGCGCCGGCGGCTCGGGCGCCGGCGGCTCGGGCGGGAGCGGCTCGGGCGCCGGTCCGCAGGGCGCGGGGAGCGGGTACGCAGGCCCCTCACGGTTCTATGCCGGCGCCTCCGACGGCAACGCACGCGGGGATGCCCGGCAGCCCGGCGTCGGCGAACCGGGGAACCCGGAGTCGGGTGGCGGCGATGCGAACACAGCCGGCGACCAACCCGGCGGGGCTGGCGGCCGAAGCGGTGCCGCCGGTGGCCCTGGAGGCGATGCCATGGCGGAAGCCGGCGGATCCGGCACGGGACGATCCGGCTCGGCAGCCGGCCAGTCGGCTTCCGCCGGCGGCGCCGCCGGCGGTGGCGGCAGCATGCAGGGGCCGGCGGGGCTCGGGGGGGCGGCCGGCTCCACCCAGGCCGGCGGCGCGTCCGGCGGCGCGGCGACGATGTCGCTGGCCGGGCAGCGCGGCAGCAACTGGGCGAGCCTCGCCAGCGCGGAGCGGCCCGTGCCGCTGCGGCGGCCGATCCGCGTCGCCTGCACGGCCCGGGAAATGCAGGTCCTCGACGACGGCGGCCGGCGCGTCGACACGCGGATTGCCTGTCCGGGCGCGACGGTGTTCGCCGTCGATCCGCTCGTGACCGCGATCCACGCCAAGGTCGCCGGCTGGGGAATCGCCGGCGATCGGATGTATTGGAAGCCCGAACTGATCCTCTCGGCCTCCGCGGGGGGCGAGGGGCGACGCGAGGAACTGGAGCGGCTGCTCGCCGACAGCGGCCTCGACACGCGCCGCGCCGAGTCGCCGCAGCGGGTCGAGCGGCTTCCGTCGATCGAACGCACCGGCGCGGTCGGACTGCAACGCTGACCGGCCGTCACGGCCACCGGAAAGAAGACGGAGACGCATCGATGCCACGCCCCAGGCCCGAGGAGATCAGTTCCGCCGGGCAGGACTCGTTTCTCGACGTCGTCACGAACATCGTCGGCATCCTCATCATCCTCGTGATGGTCGTGGGGGGCCGCGTCCGGCAGATCGTGCTCGCGCCCCGCCCCGCGCCGGCCGCGGCCGCCACCGACCTCGACCACGAGGTGGGGCGGCTCCAGGACACGGTCGATTCGGCGGAGAGCGAGATCGAGCAGCTCCAGGCCCAGACTAAGACCGTGGCCATGACGGCGGCGCACGTCGCCGAGGCGCGGCTGCAGCTGGCGACCGCCGTCTCGCTGGCGAAGCACGTGGTCGAGGAACAAAAGCGCGGCGTCGATGCGGCCCATGCGGCCGCCGCCGAGGCCGACGTCCGCCGCCGGCGCATGGAGGAGGAGATCGAGCGCTACCGGCTGGAGCTCGACGGTCTCTCCCATCGCCCGGCAACGACCCGCGAGGTGCTCGCCTATCCGACGCCGATCGGCCGCACCGTCAACGGCGACGAGCTCCACTTTCGCATCGCCGGCGGCCGGATCGCCTACATCCCGTTGGAGGAGCTGTTCGAGCGGGCCAAGTCCCACGTCGAGCGGAACCAGCGCCGCATCGACGATCTCGTGTCGCGGCCGCAGCGGGTCGGACCCGAGCAGGGCTTCATGCTCGAACTCGTGATCGACGTTCGCATCGACCAGGCCCGCGGCCAGATGCTCACGACCTCGCGCGAGTGGGTCGTGCAGCCGGTCACGCCCGAGACGGGCGAGACGGTCGACGAGGCGCTCGGCTCGACGTCCCGGTTCCGGCGCGTGCTCGCCGGCGTCAAGCCGGACACGACCGTGACGCTGTGGTGCTACCCCGACAGTTTTGCCGGGTATCGTCGCGTCCGCGAGGAACTCTACCGGCTCGGCATCCCGACCGCCGGCCGGCCGCTGCCCGAGGGGGCGCCGATCGGCGGCTCCGCGGAGGGGAGCAAGTCGGTCGTGCAGTGATCCCGGCGCTCGTGCAGCACGCTGGCCGCAGCGCTAGTCGCGCCGCTCCGCGCGTGGCGGCGCGCCGTCCGGCTGCCACCAGGCGTCGAGGCTCGTCCGCAGGCTCGCGACGACGTCCGGCTGCTCGGCCGCGAGGTTGCGGTGTTCCGCCGGGTCGGCCGCGACGTCGAACAGCTCCACCGTGCCCGCGGCGTGGCGGGCCCGCGATTCGGCATCGACGTTGCCCCAGGCGCGCTTGGGAATGCCGTCGCCGCGGTCGGCGGTCGTGGGAACGATCAATTTCCAGATCCGGCCGTCGGCCTCGGCCCTGACCGTCCAGCGCCAGAGCAGGCCGCGGGCGGGATCGTCGAGATCGACGATCGTGTGCGTGTAGCACTCACCGAAGACCTGCGTGCGTGCTCTGCTTCGCTCCGCGTCGAGCAAATTCACTCCCGGCAGGCCCGCCGGGGGCGCCACGCCGCAGGCGGCGAGGATCGTCGGCATGATGTCGATCGCGCTGGCGAGTGCGCCGTCGGACCGCGGGGCGATCGTCCCCGGCCGGCGCAGCATGATCGGCGTCCGCAGGCCACCGTCGTAGGGCGAGAGCTTCGAGCGGGGGGCGAAATTCTGCCGCGCGGGATCCTGGATCCAGCCGTTGTCGGTCACGTAGACGACGAGCGTGTCGGCGGCGAGCTTCTCCCGGTCGAGGAAGTCGAGCAGGTCGCCGACGGTCCGGTCGAACCGCTCCACGTTGGCCCAGTAGCGGGCCACATGGGCGCTGTCGGTCCGGGACTCGTAATGCTCGAGGAGATCCCGGGGCGGGTCGAACGGGGA
Protein-coding sequences here:
- the GALNS gene encoding sulfatase translates to MVAHAAVRSTLWFALAACAALAGAAPPNVVLIVSDDQHWGDYGFIGHATLRTPNLDRLARESLVFTRGYVPSSLCCPSLASLITGRYPHEHGIVGNDPPEHAGQPRESPAGREAFAAGRERMNRMLEAFPTLPAALGTAGYRSLQTGKWWQGDFRRGGFDAGMTKGARHGDDGLTIGRETMQPVYDFATACRAEGKPFFVWYAPMLPHSPFDPPRDLLEHYESRTDSAHVARYWANVERFDRTVGDLLDFLDREKLAADTLVVYVTDNGWIQDPARQNFAPRSKLSPYDGGLRTPIMLRRPGTIAPRSDGALASAIDIMPTILAACGVAPPAGLPGVNLLDAERSRARTQVFGECYTHTIVDLDDPARGLLWRWTVRAEADGRIWKLIVPTTADRGDGIPKRAWGNVDAESRARHAAGTVELFDVAADPAEHRNLAAEQPDVVASLRTSLDAWWQPDGAPPRAERRD